A portion of the Eubacterium maltosivorans genome contains these proteins:
- a CDS encoding ABC transporter ATP-binding protein translates to MKHMKKIAVEARHIIKDYQMGEVSTSVLKNISLEIYQGEFVSIMGPSGSGKSTLLYILGGLDEPTDGSVILQGQDISQWDDKRKSLLRRRNIGFVFQFYNLIPNLTVEENILLPVLLDGKSRRALQPRLDNLLEIVGLTNRRKHTPRELSGGQQQRVAIARALVNDPEILFADEPTGNLDSKTGGEIMTLLQRINHENGVTILMVTHSADSAECGSRTVVVRDGRIV, encoded by the coding sequence ATGAAGCATATGAAAAAAATAGCAGTGGAAGCTCGCCACATCATTAAAGATTACCAGATGGGTGAAGTGTCGACCTCGGTTCTGAAAAATATTTCCCTGGAAATATATCAGGGCGAATTTGTATCCATCATGGGGCCATCGGGCTCTGGGAAAAGCACGCTGCTCTATATTTTGGGAGGGCTTGATGAGCCCACAGACGGCAGTGTTATCCTGCAGGGACAGGATATTTCGCAGTGGGATGATAAACGGAAAAGCCTGTTGCGCCGCAGAAATATTGGTTTTGTCTTTCAGTTTTATAACTTGATACCAAATCTGACCGTTGAGGAAAATATTCTGCTGCCTGTGCTTTTGGACGGTAAAAGCCGCCGAGCCCTACAGCCCCGGCTCGACAATCTTCTGGAGATCGTGGGGCTTACGAACCGAAGAAAGCACACGCCGCGTGAGCTTTCTGGCGGTCAGCAGCAGCGTGTAGCCATAGCCCGGGCTTTGGTCAATGATCCGGAGATTCTGTTTGCCGACGAGCCTACCGGCAATCTCGACAGCAAGACCGGGGGAGAGATCATGACGCTTTTGCAGCGCATTAACCATGAAAACGGTGTGACAATTCTTATGGTCACACACTCTGCCGATTCGGCAGAGTGTGGCAGCCGGACGGTGGTAGTGAGGGACGGGCGGATTGTCTGA
- a CDS encoding S66 family peptidase codes for MKLKAGDKVGIVACSNAQPAANRTHVEKLLETLRQAGLNPVCSPYIFEKSRFFSGTAQEKARALMDFYNDNTIRAIFDLSGGDLANEVLEYLDYQVLKDNAKPFFGYSDVTAVINAIYKETGHPGYLYQIRNLIYDFRIEQLSRFKESLFQEGGALFDFDYEFLQGSRMEGVVVGGNIRCFLKLAGTPYLPDFSEKLLFLESYSGGADRMVSLLNQYRQMGVFDKINGIILGSFTKMEEAEEKPEIGDIIKEVVRNEAMPIVKTREIGHGPDSRAIVIGMPLTLKAD; via the coding sequence ATGAAACTGAAAGCCGGAGATAAAGTTGGCATCGTGGCCTGTTCTAACGCGCAGCCTGCAGCCAACCGGACGCATGTGGAAAAATTACTTGAAACCCTGAGACAGGCAGGCCTGAACCCCGTCTGCAGTCCTTACATTTTTGAGAAATCACGTTTTTTCAGCGGAACGGCGCAGGAAAAGGCCAGAGCATTGATGGACTTTTACAATGACAATACGATCAGAGCTATTTTTGACCTGTCGGGTGGCGATCTCGCCAATGAGGTACTGGAATATCTGGACTACCAGGTTCTTAAGGACAATGCCAAGCCCTTTTTTGGCTATAGTGATGTGACGGCTGTGATCAATGCCATCTATAAAGAAACCGGCCATCCAGGCTATCTTTACCAGATCAGAAATCTGATCTATGATTTCCGAATCGAGCAGCTCAGCCGTTTTAAGGAATCCCTTTTTCAGGAAGGAGGAGCCCTGTTTGACTTCGACTATGAATTTCTGCAGGGCAGCCGTATGGAAGGCGTAGTGGTTGGGGGCAATATCCGCTGTTTTCTGAAGCTGGCAGGAACTCCCTATTTGCCGGATTTTTCAGAAAAATTGCTTTTCCTGGAGAGCTACAGCGGTGGCGCAGACCGGATGGTCTCCCTGCTCAACCAGTACCGCCAGATGGGGGTTTTTGACAAGATAAACGGAATTATTCTGGGAAGCTTCACAAAGATGGAGGAGGCGGAGGAAAAACCTGAGATTGGAGACATTATAAAGGAGGTTGTCCGCAACGAGGCCATGCCCATTGTCAAAACCAGAGAAATCGGCCACGGCCCGGATTCCAGAGCCATTGTGATCGGTATGCCGCTGACACTTAAAGCAGATTAA
- a CDS encoding ABC transporter ATP-binding protein, producing MEKVLQVENLSKSYGNVKAVSGLSLSVARGEVFGLLGPNGAGKSTSIECMLGVKKASAGTVDILGINPSEGRKILFEQVGVQFQETGYQDKIRVDEVCRMTAALYRQSADWRRLLEVFGIQGLEKQEVSQLSGGERQRLSVLLALLPNPELVFLDELTTGLDTRARREVWHYLKELKKGGLTIVLTSHFMDEVEVLCDRALILKKGETQICGTIEEITAKSPRSCFEEAYLWYTGGDEDARV from the coding sequence ATGGAAAAGGTTTTACAGGTGGAAAACCTGAGCAAAAGCTACGGAAATGTAAAGGCAGTAAGCGGCCTGAGCCTGAGCGTAGCCCGGGGAGAGGTCTTTGGACTTCTGGGTCCAAACGGCGCGGGAAAGAGCACCAGTATTGAGTGCATGCTGGGTGTGAAGAAGGCAAGTGCCGGAACTGTGGATATTTTGGGGATAAACCCATCGGAAGGGAGAAAAATACTTTTTGAACAGGTCGGCGTCCAGTTTCAGGAGACAGGCTATCAGGATAAAATCCGGGTGGATGAGGTCTGCCGGATGACGGCTGCTCTCTACAGACAGTCTGCAGACTGGCGGCGGCTGCTTGAAGTATTTGGTATACAGGGACTTGAAAAGCAGGAGGTAAGCCAGTTGTCCGGCGGTGAGCGTCAGCGTCTCTCTGTGCTGCTGGCCCTGCTTCCTAACCCGGAGCTGGTGTTTCTGGATGAGCTGACCACAGGGCTGGATACCCGGGCACGCCGCGAGGTCTGGCATTATCTGAAGGAATTGAAAAAGGGCGGGCTGACCATTGTGCTGACTTCCCATTTTATGGATGAAGTGGAAGTTTTGTGTGACCGGGCGTTAATTTTGAAAAAGGGGGAGACTCAGATCTGCGGAACCATTGAGGAGATAACAGCCAAAAGTCCTCGAAGCTGCTTTGAGGAGGCTTATCTCTGGTATACGGGAGGAGACGAAGATGCGCGCGTTTAA
- a CDS encoding helix-turn-helix domain-containing protein: protein MKREEKVLAVQRMQDYIENHMTETITLKVLSDCAGYSPFHCSRIFKELTGKAPFDYIRALRLSQAALKLRDEEKVKVVDVALDFVFDSHEGFTRAFSRAFGITPRRYSKNPPPIRLFMPDPVKDWYLTMKEGEERMKIYEKQIDTVFVQVIERPARKLMVKWAKSAGEYFAYCEEAGCDIWGVLCSVKEALYEPVGVWVPERFRPADTGRYAQGVELPVDYDGPVAEGFDLIELPPCKMMVFQGEPFEDEKFYQAVKDIEAVIDSYEPELYGFEWADNDGPRFQMEPQGYRGYIEARPVKAMDN from the coding sequence ATGAAACGGGAAGAAAAAGTGCTGGCAGTCCAGAGGATGCAGGATTATATCGAAAATCATATGACAGAAACCATCACACTGAAAGTGCTGTCTGATTGTGCGGGTTACTCGCCCTTCCACTGCTCCAGAATTTTTAAGGAGCTGACGGGTAAGGCGCCCTTTGACTACATCCGGGCCCTGCGCCTGAGCCAGGCAGCCCTTAAGCTGCGGGATGAGGAAAAGGTGAAGGTGGTGGATGTGGCACTGGATTTTGTCTTTGACAGCCACGAGGGGTTTACACGGGCTTTTTCACGGGCTTTTGGCATTACACCCCGCCGCTACAGCAAAAATCCTCCGCCGATCAGGCTGTTTATGCCAGATCCGGTAAAGGACTGGTATCTCACCATGAAGGAGGGAGAAGAACGCATGAAAATTTATGAAAAACAAATCGATACGGTTTTTGTCCAGGTCATTGAAAGGCCTGCCCGTAAGCTGATGGTTAAGTGGGCAAAATCGGCAGGGGAATACTTTGCCTATTGCGAGGAGGCTGGCTGTGATATCTGGGGTGTGCTGTGCAGTGTTAAGGAGGCTTTGTACGAGCCAGTGGGGGTGTGGGTGCCTGAGCGTTTCCGTCCTGCAGATACAGGGCGTTATGCACAGGGGGTAGAGCTTCCTGTGGATTATGACGGGCCGGTGGCCGAGGGCTTCGATTTGATTGAGCTGCCTCCCTGCAAAATGATGGTCTTTCAGGGGGAGCCTTTCGAGGATGAAAAGTTTTATCAGGCTGTCAAAGATATTGAGGCAGTAATCGACAGCTATGAGCCTGAACTCTACGGTTTCGAGTGGGCAGATAATGATGGCCCGCGTTTTCAGATGGAGCCCCAGGGATACCGTGGATATATTGAGGCCCGTCCGGTAAAGGCGATGGATAATTGA
- a CDS encoding copper-translocating P-type ATPase, with the protein MNDTHHKMEHNHSMEAMGEMDHSSMQMSGMDHHAMMVQDFKRRFWVSLAVMIPILVLSPMIQMFLGVDWRFPGDSYILLALSTFLFFYGGWPFLKGAKDELRHKSPAMMTLIALAIIVAYVYSAATVFGVQGSDFFWELASLIVIMLLGHWIEMRSVMGASKALEELAKLMPESAHMIMDNGETMEMPVSSLKAGQAVLVKPGEKIPIDGVVYEGDSEVNEAMITGEAVPVEKGKGDEVIGGSVNGDGILKFKVSHVGDDTFLSQVIRLVRDAQASKSNTQRLADRAAKWLFYIALTTGIITFITWMAIEGNLNFAVTRAVTVIIICCPHALGLAMPLVTSVSTSLAAKNGLLIRNRVAFENARNLDTVVFDKTGTLTEGSFGVTDIKADSVSEDDLLAIAASVEENSEHPIARGIVEAGKSRELAMLRVTDYQNLTGEGLRASVDGRPVKIVSPGYLKREGIAFDEKSYSSLAGEGKTVVFILRENKLLGFIALSDVARPTAKEAVDELKQMEVASIMLTGDNQRAADYVARQLDINQVFAEVLPGDKASKIDELHRDGRRVAMTGDGVNDAPSLAKADLGIAIGAGTSVAIETADVILVKSDPLDVVGILKLSRATFKKMVQNLIWATAYNVVALPLAAGVLYYQGVVISPAAGAVLMSLSTIIVAINARLLKLPKK; encoded by the coding sequence ATGAACGATACACATCATAAAATGGAGCACAATCACAGCATGGAGGCAATGGGTGAAATGGACCATTCATCGATGCAAATGAGCGGTATGGATCACCACGCCATGATGGTTCAGGATTTTAAAAGACGGTTCTGGGTGTCCTTGGCTGTAATGATTCCCATTCTGGTTCTTTCACCCATGATCCAGATGTTTTTAGGCGTTGACTGGCGTTTCCCGGGGGATTCCTACATCTTGCTGGCCCTGTCAACGTTTTTGTTTTTCTACGGTGGATGGCCTTTTCTCAAAGGGGCGAAGGACGAGCTGAGACATAAATCTCCAGCCATGATGACGCTGATTGCACTGGCGATCATTGTCGCTTATGTTTATAGTGCAGCAACGGTGTTTGGCGTGCAGGGATCAGATTTTTTCTGGGAGCTGGCGAGTCTGATCGTCATTATGCTACTCGGCCATTGGATTGAGATGCGTTCGGTGATGGGTGCGTCTAAGGCTTTAGAGGAACTTGCCAAGCTCATGCCTGAAAGCGCTCATATGATTATGGACAACGGCGAGACCATGGAAATGCCGGTCAGCAGTCTGAAAGCAGGGCAGGCAGTGCTCGTGAAGCCTGGGGAGAAAATCCCCATTGACGGCGTTGTGTATGAAGGGGACTCAGAGGTCAACGAGGCCATGATTACCGGAGAAGCAGTACCTGTTGAAAAGGGGAAGGGAGATGAGGTGATCGGCGGCTCTGTAAACGGCGATGGGATTTTGAAATTTAAGGTAAGCCATGTTGGGGATGATACCTTTTTATCCCAGGTGATCCGTTTGGTGAGGGATGCCCAGGCCTCCAAATCCAATACTCAGCGGCTGGCGGACAGGGCGGCCAAATGGCTGTTTTATATCGCGCTGACTACAGGGATCATTACCTTTATCACCTGGATGGCGATTGAGGGAAACCTGAACTTTGCTGTTACCCGTGCAGTGACTGTTATTATCATCTGCTGTCCCCATGCCCTTGGCCTTGCCATGCCGCTGGTAACCTCGGTGTCGACCAGCCTCGCAGCAAAAAACGGACTGCTGATCCGCAACCGTGTCGCCTTTGAAAATGCCCGGAATCTGGATACGGTGGTGTTTGACAAAACCGGTACATTGACAGAAGGCAGTTTTGGCGTGACAGATATAAAGGCCGACAGCGTTTCGGAAGATGACCTCCTGGCTATCGCAGCTTCGGTTGAGGAAAATTCTGAGCACCCTATTGCCAGAGGAATTGTGGAAGCAGGAAAAAGTAGAGAGCTTGCGATGCTCAGGGTGACGGATTATCAGAATCTGACCGGTGAGGGGCTGCGGGCCAGCGTAGATGGACGGCCTGTCAAGATTGTCAGTCCTGGCTATCTGAAGCGTGAGGGCATTGCCTTTGATGAAAAATCCTATAGCAGCCTTGCCGGAGAGGGGAAAACCGTTGTATTTATTCTGCGCGAAAACAAGCTGCTGGGCTTTATTGCATTGTCTGATGTGGCGCGCCCGACAGCGAAGGAAGCTGTGGATGAGCTGAAACAGATGGAGGTCGCCTCCATTATGCTTACCGGCGATAACCAGCGGGCCGCGGACTATGTGGCTCGGCAGCTGGATATCAATCAGGTGTTTGCTGAGGTGCTCCCGGGCGATAAGGCGTCAAAGATTGATGAGCTTCACCGTGATGGGCGCAGGGTTGCCATGACCGGCGACGGTGTCAATGATGCGCCTTCACTTGCCAAGGCAGACCTGGGTATTGCCATCGGCGCCGGAACCAGCGTGGCCATTGAAACTGCTGACGTTATTCTGGTCAAGAGTGATCCTCTGGATGTAGTCGGCATCCTAAAGCTCTCGCGGGCAACCTTTAAAAAAATGGTACAGAATCTGATCTGGGCCACAGCTTATAATGTGGTAGCTCTGCCGCTGGCCGCGGGGGTACTCTATTACCAGGGAGTGGTTATCAGTCCGGCAGCAGGAGCGGTGCTGATGTCACTGAGCACCATTATTGTCGCCATTAACGCGCGTCTGTTGAAATTGCCGAAAAAATAG